Part of the Terriglobia bacterium genome, GCCCTTGGGCTCCACCTTGATCAGCGCCACGTCGTTGCGCTGGTCCGCCCCGATGAATTTCGCCGGGTAGCGCGTGCGGTCGCCGAGCACCACTTCGATCGTCTGCGTCTCCGCAACCACGTGATAATTCGTCAGGATGTAGCCGCGCGGATCGATCACGAAGCCCGACCCCGCGCCCTGTACCGCCACCGGATCCATAAAAAAATCGTACTGCGTGGCCTTGGTGAGAATATTCGCGACCGCCGGCGCGGCCTCCCGGTACACCCGTACGTTGATAGCCTCTTCGTCCGTCAGCCCCGCGTCGCGCTGCCTCGCGTTTTCCGCGGCAGCGCCCAGCGGCAGCGCCTCCACGCGCTCCGCCTGCCGCGGCCCCCACTTGGACCCGGCGTAAAAGCCTCCCAGCAGCACCAGCAGCGCCAGCGCCGCCCACCGGATTCGATTCCCTGCCTGTTCTTCACTCATGGCCATTTCCTTCCTGCCTCCCTCGCAAATTCCATTTCGTTCAACCAACGCACCATCATTGTCATTCTGAGCGAAGCGGAGAATCTCGGCGAATACTTCGAGCAAAGCCTGTACGCCGGCGTCCTTCTCCCACCAGTACCTTTTGCTGTGCTCAAGGTGAATCGGGTGGGCTCAAAACGACAATTCCTAGCCATGCGGCCCATGCGGCCGCAGCCTCTCCGCCAGCGCCTCCACCTGCCGCCGCGTCTCTTCCAGAGTCCCTGAGCAATCGATGGTCTCCGTGGCGTGCCGCAGCTTCTCCTCCAGTGGCATCTGCGAAACGATGCGCCGCCGCGCCTCTTCCTCGCCCAGCCCCCGCGCCAACAGCCGCTCCATCTGCTGCTCCGGCCGGCACCACGCCACCACCACGCCGTCGAGCTGCCTCTGAAAGCCCGCCTCGATGATCAGCGCGGCCTCCACAAACACCGCGGCCTGCCCGCCGCGCTCCCACTCCGCGAACTGCCGCTGCATGGCCTCCGCCACCCGCGGGTGCACGATGGCGTTCAGCCGCTCCAGCCGTTCGCGGTGGCCGAAGACCAGCGCTCCCAGCTTCGCGCGGTCGATGCGCCCGCTGGCATCGGCGATCTCCGCGCCGAATTCGCGCAGCACCTCGTCGTGCGCCGGCTGCCCCGGCTCCATCAACCGGTGCGCCAGCGCATCCGCGTCCAGCACCGCAAAGCCCAGCTCGCGCAGCATCCCCGCCACGGCGCTCTTGCCGCAGGCGATTCCCCCGGTGAGGCCGAGTTTCAGCATGAACGTGTCAGCGCGCGCCGCGCGCCGGCGCTGCGCCACCCGCCGGCGCCCCATGCACTACCGCCGCGGGCGCGCCGCGGCGCAGCCGCGCCGCTTTCACCGTGTTGCTCATCAGCATGGTGATGGTCATGGGGCCCACGCCGCCCGGCACCGGCGTCAGCGCCCCGGCCACGTTCACCGCGTCCGGATGTACGTCGCCAACCAGCGCCTGCCCCTTGGCGCGGAACTTCGCCAGCCGCTCGGGATGGTTGCGGAACAGCCGCTCCGCCTCCGCCGCGTCCGTCACCCGGTTCGTGCCCACGTCAATCACCGCCGCGCCCGGCCGGATCCACTCCGCCTGCACGTATCCGGCCTTACCCATGGCCGCCACCACGATATCCGCGCGCCGCACCACTTCCGGCAGGTCGTGCGTCTTCGAATGGCAGATGGTCACCGTGGCATTCGCGTGCATCAGCAGCAGCGCCATCGGCTTGCCCACGATGTCGCTGCGCCCCAGCACCACCGCGTTCGCCCCGGCAATGGGGATGCCGTTGCGCCGCAAAATCTCCATGCACCCCGCCGGCGTGCAGGCCACCAGGCCCGTGCGCCCGCTCACCAGCCGCCCCAAATTCACCGGGTGAAACCCGTCCACGTCCTTGGCCGGGTCTACCGCTTCCAGCACGCGCTTGGTATCCACCTGCGGCGGCAGCGGCAACTGCACCAGGATGCCGTCCACGGCGTTATTCTCGTTGAGCTGGGCCACCAGGGTCAGCAGCTCCTCGGTGGTGATGCTCGCCGAGGGCGTATGCACCCATCCCGCCAGGCCGAGCTGCACGCACGCCGCAATCTTGCTCTTCACGTACACCTGCGAGGCCGGATCTTCCCCCACCAGCACCGCCGCCAGCCCCGGCTGGATGCCCTCCGTGCCCAGCGCGCGGATCTCCACCGCCAGCTCCGCGAACACCTGCTCGCGTATCTTGTTCCCGTCCAGGATGCGTGCCGTCATGCGTCGCTCGCTCTCTCCGCAGCTTCCACCCTGCGCAAATCGAAATCATAGCACACGCAAATTCGCCCGGCGTGACGGGTGACCCATGACGAGTGACTCGTGTGATTGGTGATGACCGTTCGCCTTTCCGCAACGTGGCCAGTATCTCTGTCGGGCTCGCCCTGTGCTGCAAAAGCAAAACGCCCGGGCCGCTGTCGCGCCCGGGCGTTTTGTTCTTGCGGGAATCGCTGGAACCAGGACTGTTCCACGAGTCACCCGTCACGAGTCACCCGTTGCTAGTAAATATCGTACTGCTCCCAGTGCAGCGTGGCGTCCGACTGAATGATCACGTGCTTGTGCGAGGTCTGCTCCAGTTCGTCCATCAGCATCGCCTCGCGCGTCTTCAGCGCCTTGGCGATTTCCGGATGCACGCGCAGCGTCAGGTTCGGCGCATCCTGGTCCGTGGCCATCTTCCGCGCTTCCGCCTGGATCTCGTAGCACAGCGTGGGGATGGACTTGACCATGCCGGAGCCGGAGCACGACGGGCAGGGCTGGCACAGCACGCGCTCCAGCGCCTGTTTGGTGCGCTTCCGGGTGATGGCCACCAGCCCGAACTCGTTGAACCCCAGGGCCTTCGACGGCGCCTTGTCCTCGTCCAGCGCCTGCTGCAGCGCGGACATCACCCGCTCCCGGTTGCGCCGCTCTTCCATGTCGATGAAGTCCACGACGATGATTCCGCCGAGGTCGCGCAGCCGGATCTGCCGCACGATCTCCTTCACCGCTTCCAGGTTGGTCTTGACGATGGTGTCCTCGAGCCGCGTGGACCCGCGCCCCACGTACTTGCCGGTGTTCACGTCGATGGCCACCAGCGCTTCCGTGTGGTTGATGACGATGTAGCCCCCGGACTTCAGCCACACCTTGGGGCGCAGCGCTTTGTCCAGGTCGTGCTGGATGCCGAACTCTTCGAAGATCGGCGTCTCCTTCGTGTACAGCTTCACCCGGTTGACCATCTTGGGCTGGAAGCGGTTCACGAACTCCACCACCTTGCCGTACTCCTCTTCGTTGTCGATCCAGATCGCCGTGTATTCATCGTTCACGTAGTCGCGCAGGATGCGTTCCACCAGGTTCAGGTCGCGGTGCAGCAGCGCCGGCGCCTTGCGGTCTTCCCCGCGCTTCTTGATCTCGTTCCACGTGCGCCCCAGGAACTCGATGTCCGCGCGCACTTCTTCGTCGGTCGCTTCGCCCGCCGCCGTGCGTACGATGAACCCCCCGGGGAAGCTGCCCTTGGCTTCGCTCACCAGCCGGCGCAGCCGCGAGCGGTTTTCCGCCGTCCCAATCTTCCGTGACACCCCCACGTGGTCGATGGTCGGCATGTACACCAGGAAACGCCCCGGCAGGGCCACGTGGCTGGTAATCCGCGCGCCCTTCTTGCCCAGCGGCTCCTTGGCGATCTGCACGATCACTTCCTGGCCCGCCTTCAGCATTTCGGAGATGAGCTGCGGACGCCGTGACGGCGCGGCCTGCCCGCCTGGCCCGCCTTGCGGACGCCGCTCGAACCCCGGCCGCGGACGCCCCCCGCGATCTCCGCGCCGCCCATGCCGCGGACCCCCGCGGTCGCGCCCTCCCCTCTGTGGACGCTGGAAGCGCGCCCGCACATCTCCGCCGATGCGCGCGGATTCCCGAGGCTGTTCTTCCCGCGGGCGCTCTTCCCGGGGCTGTTCCTCCCCAGGCTGCTCCTCGCCCAGCGGCAAGCGCGCGCGCTGTTGCGCGCGGGTCTCTCCGGGCAGCAGATCGCCCTCGAGTTCCAACGGCGGCGCTTCGCCGCCCGCCGCTTCCGCTTCCGCGTGCGCCAGTTCGTGCGCTTCGGCGGCAGCGGCTTCGTGCTCCTCGGCTTCCGCCAGCCGCTCTTCGTGTGCTTCCTCTTCCGTGAGCTCTTCTTCTCCCGGCTCCAGAATCGGTTCGCCGAGCGCCTCGCCTACTTCGGCCGCCTCTTCCTCGGCCTCTTCTTCGGTCGAGATCCCGCCGTTCTCTTCCTCGAACACCGCGCCGCCCACGACGGCGTCGGCTTTCGCCTCTGCTTGAGTCTCTTCGTGCTTGGCTTCGGCGAGCTGTGTAGCCAGCGCCGCGACGTCTTCCTCCGTCAGATTGTTCTCCGCTCGGGTTACGGCCGGAGCTGCGGCAGTTTCCGGCGCTGCTTGCGGCGCGTTCTCCGCGGCCGTCTCGGCTTCGGCATTGGCCAGCAGCCAACTGGGCAGGCTGCGCTTGGCGCGCTGCGGCGTGCCCGGCGTTTCGACCACTGGCGCCGGCGTTTCCACGGCTTCCGCGCGCGGCTGGCTCGGCACATTCACCGGCTCATCAGGGGGCAGCATGGTCGCTGGAGTGCGCCCGCGGTACTTCGCGAGCGATTCGCCCGGCAGCACGATCGGCTCTTCGCCGCCGGCCACGGGTTCGGGGGGCGCAGTAAAGCGCGGCGTCTCCGGACGCCGCTGCTCCGGACCCCGCGGCTCAAACGGCCGCGGTTCGGAACCCTGCGGAGACGCGTACTTGGAAGGCGGCAGGTTGCGTCCGCGCTCCGGTCCGCGTCCTCCGCGGTGCCGCCCGCCACGCCGTCCAAAGCGCCCGCGTCCTCCGCGGTCGCCGCCACGATCGCCACCACGGTCCCCGCCGCGGTCACCACCACCGCCGCCGCGGTATTGTCCGCCCTCCGGGCGCGGCTGAAAACTCTGCTGCCGGTGCGCGGCCTCGTTGTTGCCGATATTTTCCTGCGGCTGGCCTTCGCCCTCGCCTTCCGCGCGCGCTTCCGGCTCAGCCGCGGCTTCCGGGGGTGCTTCCGCCCGCTCCGGCAGCGCGGGGGCCGCCGGTTGCGGCGCCGCAAGGGGCGCTTCCGCATGGGTGCCCGCGGGTTCGTACTCTTCCAGGTTTTCGAATACGTCGCTGACGTACAGGAAGGCGTCGCCGTCCAGGCCGATGTCCACGAAGGCCGACTGCATGCCCGGGAGCACGCGGGTGACCCGGCCCTTGTAAATGCTTCCAACCAGCGCGAACTCTTTCTCGCGTTCGATGTAAATCTCTACGAGTTGTCCTTCTTCCAGAATCGCGACTCGCCGTTCGTGGGCGGGTGCGGAAATAACCAGTTCTTTTGCCATGAAAACTCCTCAGGAGGCATCGCCGCAAGCCCGGGCCCGGCGGAGTCCCGTCCCGTTGTGAGCGGGGCGTACGCTGGCCACACCCCTGGGGATGTGGCCGGACGTTCGAAGCCGGAGGGGTAGTGCTTCCCCATGCTTTCGCGGTAGTTCCGTTGCCGGGTATTTGACGGGCGAACGGCGGACGATGCGATCCTCAATCGTGAATTCCTATCCGCTGCCGCTCGCGCTGTGATCTGGCGGCTGGCGGAAACCGGTGACGGGCTCAGTTGACGAAACGGCGCAACCGTACGTTCATGACCAGGCCCATCGCCAAAAACACAAACAACGTGGCCGAACCCCCGTAGCTCATCAGCGGCAGCGGGATGCCGGTTACCGGCATATAGCCGATGACCATGGCCACATTCACCAAAACATGGAACCCCAGCGCCGCTGCAACGCCCATGACGAGAAACATTCCCGCGCGATCTTTCGCGCGCTGGGCATTTTGCACCAAACGCAGAAGCAACGCCATGTACAGACCTAAGGCAAGCAGCACGCCCTTAAAACCTTGTTCCTCGGCCCATGCCGCCAGGATGAAATCCGAATAGCGGACGGGCACGAAGCCTAGTTGATTCTGGCTGCCGTTGCCAAACCCCTTGCCCCAGAATCCCCCCGAACCCACGGCGATCTTCGACTGCAACAACTGGTAGCCGGATCCTTTCGGGTCTTCTTCCGGTCGCAAAAAGGAGGTAATCCTTTCTTTCTGATACGGCTTCAAAACATGCCAGCCTACGGGCAACAGGAGAATTCCGATCAGGGCGATCGCCACGGCATGCTTCCATTGTAACCCGGCCAGGAACGCGCCGACCACCAGCATGGGCATCAACACCAGCGCCGTGCCCAGGTCCGGCTGCAGCAGGATCAGCCCTAGTGGCACGCCGACCAGCATTCCCGCTTTGAGCAAATCCCCCAGCGAGAGATGGTCCGAGCGCACTTCACTGAAGAAACGTGCCAACTGAATAATTATAATCAACTTTACGAGTTCTGACACCTGAAGATACTGCCCCAGCAAGGGAATCCACCTTTTGGCCCCAAACCGGGTATGCCCCACCACCAGCACCGCCACCAGCGCCGCCAGCCCGATCAGGTAGAACACCGGCGCCTGGTCCAGGATCAGGTGATAGTCGATCCGCGACAGCACGAACAGGCACACCAGCCCCAGTCCCAGCCACCATATCTGCTTGGTGTGCATCCCTGCCAGGTGGCTGGCGTGCGTCGCGGAATAGATCTCCGCCACCCCGATGGTGCAGATGGCCAGCACCAGCGTCAGCAGCCACCAGTCGTATTCGCGGTTTCCTGGAGCGTCTTTCATTGCGAACTCTTCTGTCCCTCTCGCCGAGCCTTCCCGGCTCGCATCCTTCACTAGTGTGACCGCGAAGCGGTCAACCCCGCTCCCCGCCTGCGCCTAGTGCCGGTTCTCGATGTCCGCCGCGGGCAGCGGCGCCACGCTTACTACGGGCTCTGCCGGCTTACGCACCGGGGGCCGGTTCGGTCTTCCGGGCTGTTGCGCCGCCTTCGCTTCCTGGGGTGGCTGGACAACTCCTGCCGTGGGGCTCCCGTCGCCGAGATCATACCGCTTATAGTCGACGGTGTATTGCCCCTGCGTCTTTCTGGCCTTCTTGTCGTAGTAGGCCTTGATGATATCCCGCGCCACGGGTCCCCCCACGGCGCCCCCGTGCTCGCCTTCCTCGATCAGTACGGAAACCACAATCTCTGGATTGCGCCGCGGCGCGTAGCCCACAAACCACGCATTATCCTTGAACCGCGCCTGCTTGCCCACCTTGTCCCGGGTGTTGTACCCGATGACTTGCGCGCTCCCCGACTTCCCGCACAATTCGATGCCCTGCAACCGTGCCCCCGCCGCCGTTCCGCCCTCGTTCACCACCCCATACATCCCCTGCGTCACCTTCTCCACCGTCGCATCGGCTATCGCGAAGCGCTCCTCGCCCACGTGGCGCGCATCCTTCACCAGGTGCGGCTGCTTGAACACTCCGCCCATGGCCACCCCCCCGATCATCCGCGCCAGTTGCAGCGGCGTCGACGTGAGGGCCCCCTGCCCGATGGACACGGAGATGGTCTCCCCGGCGTACCACTTGCGATGAAACACCCGCTGCACCCACTCTTCGGACGGTACCAGCCCGGGCTCTTCGCTGGGCAGGTCGATCCCCGTGCGATGGCCCAGCCCCAGCTTCATCGCGTAATACGCGATTTTGTCGATCCCCAAGCGCATGCCCACGTTGTAGAAGAAAATGTCGCAGGATTGCACGATGGCTTTGTGGAAATCCACCAGCCCATGCCCGCCCTTGCCGAAGGTGTGGCACTTGAACATCCGCCCATAAAACGTCGCATAGCCCGGGCAGAAGACCGTGTAGCTTTCCGGCAACACTTTGGTCTCCAGCATCGCCGTGGCCATCACGATCTTGAACACCGACCCGGGCGCCAGCTGCGCCTGAA contains:
- a CDS encoding bifunctional 5,10-methylenetetrahydrofolate dehydrogenase/5,10-methenyltetrahydrofolate cyclohydrolase translates to MTARILDGNKIREQVFAELAVEIRALGTEGIQPGLAAVLVGEDPASQVYVKSKIAACVQLGLAGWVHTPSASITTEELLTLVAQLNENNAVDGILVQLPLPPQVDTKRVLEAVDPAKDVDGFHPVNLGRLVSGRTGLVACTPAGCMEILRRNGIPIAGANAVVLGRSDIVGKPMALLLMHANATVTICHSKTHDLPEVVRRADIVVAAMGKAGYVQAEWIRPGAAVIDVGTNRVTDAAEAERLFRNHPERLAKFRAKGQALVGDVHPDAVNVAGALTPVPGGVGPMTITMLMSNTVKAARLRRGAPAAVVHGAPAGGAAPARGAR
- a CDS encoding Rne/Rng family ribonuclease — its product is MAKELVISAPAHERRVAILEEGQLVEIYIEREKEFALVGSIYKGRVTRVLPGMQSAFVDIGLDGDAFLYVSDVFENLEEYEPAGTHAEAPLAAPQPAAPALPERAEAPPEAAAEPEARAEGEGEGQPQENIGNNEAAHRQQSFQPRPEGGQYRGGGGGDRGGDRGGDRGGDRGGRGRFGRRGGRHRGGRGPERGRNLPPSKYASPQGSEPRPFEPRGPEQRRPETPRFTAPPEPVAGGEEPIVLPGESLAKYRGRTPATMLPPDEPVNVPSQPRAEAVETPAPVVETPGTPQRAKRSLPSWLLANAEAETAAENAPQAAPETAAAPAVTRAENNLTEEDVAALATQLAEAKHEETQAEAKADAVVGGAVFEEENGGISTEEEAEEEAAEVGEALGEPILEPGEEELTEEEAHEERLAEAEEHEAAAAEAHELAHAEAEAAGGEAPPLELEGDLLPGETRAQQRARLPLGEEQPGEEQPREERPREEQPRESARIGGDVRARFQRPQRGGRDRGGPRHGRRGDRGGRPRPGFERRPQGGPGGQAAPSRRPQLISEMLKAGQEVIVQIAKEPLGKKGARITSHVALPGRFLVYMPTIDHVGVSRKIGTAENRSRLRRLVSEAKGSFPGGFIVRTAAGEATDEEVRADIEFLGRTWNEIKKRGEDRKAPALLHRDLNLVERILRDYVNDEYTAIWIDNEEEYGKVVEFVNRFQPKMVNRVKLYTKETPIFEEFGIQHDLDKALRPKVWLKSGGYIVINHTEALVAIDVNTGKYVGRGSTRLEDTIVKTNLEAVKEIVRQIRLRDLGGIIVVDFIDMEERRNRERVMSALQQALDEDKAPSKALGFNEFGLVAITRKRTKQALERVLCQPCPSCSGSGMVKSIPTLCYEIQAEARKMATDQDAPNLTLRVHPEIAKALKTREAMLMDELEQTSHKHVIIQSDATLHWEQYDIY
- the coaE gene encoding dephospho-CoA kinase (Dephospho-CoA kinase (CoaE) performs the final step in coenzyme A biosynthesis.), whose amino-acid sequence is MGRRRVAQRRRAARADTFMLKLGLTGGIACGKSAVAGMLRELGFAVLDADALAHRLMEPGQPAHDEVLREFGAEIADASGRIDRAKLGALVFGHRERLERLNAIVHPRVAEAMQRQFAEWERGGQAAVFVEAALIIEAGFQRQLDGVVVAWCRPEQQMERLLARGLGEEEARRRIVSQMPLEEKLRHATETIDCSGTLEETRRQVEALAERLRPHGPHG
- the rodA gene encoding rod shape-determining protein RodA; amino-acid sequence: MKDAPGNREYDWWLLTLVLAICTIGVAEIYSATHASHLAGMHTKQIWWLGLGLVCLFVLSRIDYHLILDQAPVFYLIGLAALVAVLVVGHTRFGAKRWIPLLGQYLQVSELVKLIIIIQLARFFSEVRSDHLSLGDLLKAGMLVGVPLGLILLQPDLGTALVLMPMLVVGAFLAGLQWKHAVAIALIGILLLPVGWHVLKPYQKERITSFLRPEEDPKGSGYQLLQSKIAVGSGGFWGKGFGNGSQNQLGFVPVRYSDFILAAWAEEQGFKGVLLALGLYMALLLRLVQNAQRAKDRAGMFLVMGVAAALGFHVLVNVAMVIGYMPVTGIPLPLMSYGGSATLFVFLAMGLVMNVRLRRFVN
- the mrdA gene encoding penicillin-binding protein 2; its protein translation is MSYWFRNDNRLPQGRLSVASYVIIGMIALLLLGFWKLQVIDSDKYALMAERNRVRSIPIIAPRGRMLDRDGRVLVDNYPSFSVLLLRDDPGQVEKNLPQIAEGLNVPLSDLREQWEAARSLPKFQPIVIKPEATKADVAFIESHRTDVPYLEMLMVHRRRYLPGGFMAHVSGYVGEVSEKQIEASDGRLRPGDIAGKTGLEREYNDLLMGTDGMRRVIVNSVGKEVGRLSQQEAIPGKQIQLTIDYDLQEAAEQALQGRKGAVVALDPRTGEVLAMVSRPAPDPNDFAIRVSKDEWKRLNEDPDRALLNRAIQAQLAPGSVFKIVMATAMLETKVLPESYTVFCPGYATFYGRMFKCHTFGKGGHGLVDFHKAIVQSCDIFFYNVGMRLGIDKIAYYAMKLGLGHRTGIDLPSEEPGLVPSEEWVQRVFHRKWYAGETISVSIGQGALTSTPLQLARMIGGVAMGGVFKQPHLVKDARHVGEERFAIADATVEKVTQGMYGVVNEGGTAAGARLQGIELCGKSGSAQVIGYNTRDKVGKQARFKDNAWFVGYAPRRNPEIVVSVLIEEGEHGGAVGGPVARDIIKAYYDKKARKTQGQYTVDYKRYDLGDGSPTAGVVQPPQEAKAAQQPGRPNRPPVRKPAEPVVSVAPLPAADIENRH